One segment of Streptomyces sp. NBC_00576 DNA contains the following:
- a CDS encoding SpoIIE family protein phosphatase has translation MLLLYTDGLVEQRRMDIDASLRRLTDLNLDVEGPLEDVLDTVLARLVHGLTEDDVTLLAARLRAA, from the coding sequence GTGCTCCTGCTGTACACCGACGGTCTGGTCGAACAGCGCCGGATGGACATCGATGCCTCACTGCGGCGCCTGACCGACCTCAACCTGGACGTGGAGGGCCCGCTGGAGGACGTGCTCGACACGGTGCTCGCACGTCTGGTGCACGGGCTCACCGAAGACGACGTCACCCTGCTCGCCGCCCGCCTGCGGGCCGCATGA
- a CDS encoding type II toxin-antitoxin system Phd/YefM family antitoxin, with product MSEPVIESMADVRSHLADVIDRARREETPTIITRRGKQEAVVIDIQEYQRLREIAENAEEAWLNRLADEAESEGAEGSVSLEEMARLLRADQG from the coding sequence ATGAGTGAACCGGTGATCGAATCCATGGCGGATGTCCGCAGTCACCTCGCTGACGTCATTGATCGCGCCCGGCGGGAGGAAACCCCGACGATCATCACTCGGCGCGGTAAGCAGGAGGCCGTCGTGATCGACATCCAGGAGTACCAGCGCCTGCGTGAGATCGCGGAGAACGCCGAGGAGGCGTGGCTCAACCGGCTGGCCGACGAAGCCGAGTCCGAGGGGGCGGAGGGTTCGGTCTCGCTCGAAGAGATGGCCCGCCTGCTGCGTGCCGATCAGGGCTGA
- a CDS encoding type II toxin-antitoxin system RelE family toxin — protein sequence MGYVTRFTPHCQRSMLKVPRPDVLRILYRLAELQKALDVGDTASFDIKALQGHSARWRLRVGDYRVVYTVEDGQLIVWVLAVGNRRDIYRQVP from the coding sequence ATGGGGTACGTCACGCGCTTCACGCCGCACTGCCAGCGGAGCATGCTCAAGGTCCCACGCCCGGATGTCCTGCGCATTCTGTACCGCCTCGCCGAACTCCAGAAGGCGCTGGACGTCGGCGACACCGCCTCGTTCGACATCAAAGCCCTCCAGGGGCACAGCGCCCGCTGGCGGCTCAGGGTCGGCGACTACCGCGTTGTCTACACCGTTGAGGACGGTCAGCTGATCGTGTGGGTCCTGGCCGTCGGCAACCGCCGCGACATCTACCGCCAAGTTCCGTAG